The Acetomicrobium flavidum genome window below encodes:
- a CDS encoding DMT family transporter, with translation MSMSQRNRAFIEATLATMFWGASFVAMKIAVREATPSTMVWIRSLMGVGVLFISLMVGKHHNLSRSFKELVYMALLGLMGVTFHNWIQAEGLKTAQAATSAWIVSTTPIIIALLGWAFLKEEVTKKKLIGILSAALGVLMVLGKGSSLLPQGITKGDLLISLSAVNWAAFTVISRKFLGDKDQTVSLFYVMLFGWAFSNAFVLPSGLYFAMSWQAWISLAFLGIFCSGIAYIFWYDALHALPASQVGVFMYLNPLTATATAIAFLGETLSPRDIVGASLVALGLWLVNKKSII, from the coding sequence ATGAGCATGAGCCAGAGAAATCGAGCCTTCATCGAGGCAACGTTGGCAACGATGTTTTGGGGGGCTTCCTTTGTGGCCATGAAGATTGCCGTAAGGGAGGCTACTCCGTCCACGATGGTGTGGATCCGATCTCTCATGGGCGTCGGGGTACTATTTATATCGCTCATGGTCGGTAAGCACCACAATCTTTCCAGGTCCTTTAAAGAGCTGGTCTACATGGCATTGCTCGGGCTTATGGGAGTGACATTTCATAACTGGATTCAAGCCGAAGGTTTAAAGACTGCACAGGCGGCGACATCCGCCTGGATAGTATCGACTACCCCCATAATCATCGCTCTGCTCGGATGGGCTTTCCTGAAGGAAGAAGTGACAAAGAAAAAGTTGATCGGCATACTCTCGGCCGCTTTAGGGGTGTTAATGGTCTTGGGGAAGGGAAGTTCGCTCCTTCCCCAGGGCATAACCAAAGGTGATCTGCTGATCTCCTTAAGCGCGGTCAATTGGGCCGCCTTTACCGTGATATCAAGAAAGTTCCTAGGGGACAAAGATCAGACGGTTTCGCTTTTTTACGTCATGCTCTTCGGTTGGGCCTTTTCTAATGCCTTCGTATTGCCCTCAGGGTTGTATTTCGCAATGTCTTGGCAGGCCTGGATAAGCCTGGCTTTTTTGGGCATATTCTGTTCAGGCATAGCCTACATATTTTGGTACGACGCCTTGCATGCCCTTCCTGCATCCCAGGTGGGCGTCTTCATGTATCTTAACCCCCTAACGGCAACGGCTACGGCCATTGCCTTTCTGGGAGAGACTTTATCGCCTAGGGACATAGTCGGCGCATCCTTGGTCGCCCTGGGGCTTTGGCTGGTAAACAAGAAGAGCATCATATGA
- a CDS encoding cation:proton antiporter, with product MHPLYYLSLILLAGLFLARVVNIFKLPNVTGYILAGMLIGPSFLGIILREAVSSFNIISEVALGFIAYSIGGELNIKHLRRMGSSVLVITLTESLGAVLVVIAAMALIFRQPLTFSFIIGSIAAATAPAATIMVIRQYNAKGPLVDTLFPVVALDDAVAIMVFGIAVGISHSLPTASTGVIATVVLAGRLVLEIVIALGLGFCVGLFLSVVSRYLRGHDTLLSFVIACILLTIGVAYYFNVSSLLSCLALGATVTNLVYRSDRVLSVVDRFTPPIFVSFLLFQERICRFRFCARLGCSQ from the coding sequence GTGCATCCCTTATATTATCTTTCTTTAATTCTTCTAGCCGGGCTTTTTCTCGCAAGGGTTGTAAATATTTTTAAATTGCCCAACGTGACAGGATATATTTTAGCAGGCATGCTCATTGGGCCCTCATTTTTAGGCATCATCCTGCGGGAAGCTGTTTCTTCGTTTAATATAATTTCAGAGGTGGCTCTTGGATTTATCGCCTATAGCATAGGTGGAGAGCTAAACATTAAACATTTGCGAAGAATGGGCTCTTCGGTGCTTGTGATCACGCTTACAGAGTCACTGGGTGCCGTTTTGGTCGTTATAGCTGCGATGGCTTTGATCTTCAGGCAGCCGCTAACATTTAGCTTTATAATTGGCTCAATTGCAGCTGCAACGGCTCCCGCCGCAACAATTATGGTAATTAGACAATATAATGCCAAGGGTCCTCTTGTGGATACCCTTTTCCCCGTGGTTGCGCTCGATGATGCCGTTGCTATCATGGTCTTTGGCATAGCTGTTGGCATTTCTCACTCCTTACCCACGGCCAGCACGGGAGTCATAGCTACGGTTGTGCTAGCCGGAAGGCTCGTGCTCGAAATTGTCATAGCCCTTGGATTGGGATTTTGCGTAGGCTTATTTCTCTCGGTGGTCTCAAGATACCTGAGAGGCCATGACACACTTCTGTCTTTTGTTATTGCTTGCATCCTCTTAACAATTGGAGTGGCGTACTACTTTAACGTGTCATCCCTTCTTTCCTGCCTGGCTCTTGGTGCTACGGTAACTAATTTAGTGTATCGTAGCGATCGGGTATTATCCGTTGTCGATCGGTTCACGCCGCCAATATTCGTGAGTTTTTTGCTATTTCAGGAGCGGATTTGCAGATTTCGGTTCTGCGCGAGGTTGGGTTGCTCGCAATAG
- a CDS encoding ABC transporter permease — protein MNTLNNYWLRRVLSSLLVIAVVLSLNFFLFRLMPGDPTGSLLDPRFSPEAKQELLKSYGLDKPLSQQFFMYVKQMLTFRFGISFMSQRPVWQELAERLPNTLLLLFPALLLSAVLGTLLGVAAAKGRGRLTEKAVLLSGAISFSFPSFFVQLVLLLLLAHAFPIFPLRGSLSVPPPTGFWNLVVDRAWHMALPIASLVLLGFGSWALYVRNLMVKVLGEDFILLARAKGLRENEVLWGHAFRTALPPIVTIFFLSLPGVISGAVITETVFSLHGIGKFLLDSVLGHDYPAAGAAFYLMSLVTVICNLLADVVYTFVDPRISFRRLR, from the coding sequence TTGAATACATTAAATAACTATTGGCTTCGTAGAGTGCTGTCAAGCCTTTTGGTCATAGCGGTGGTATTGTCGCTGAACTTCTTCCTCTTTAGATTGATGCCCGGTGACCCCACGGGCAGCTTGTTGGACCCTCGATTTTCACCCGAGGCAAAACAGGAGCTGTTGAAGTCTTACGGTCTGGACAAACCCTTGTCGCAGCAGTTTTTCATGTACGTAAAGCAGATGCTCACGTTCAGGTTTGGCATTTCCTTCATGTCGCAAAGGCCGGTATGGCAGGAGTTGGCTGAAAGGCTCCCCAATACCTTGCTTCTTCTTTTCCCGGCACTCCTTCTTTCTGCAGTCTTAGGGACCCTGCTTGGCGTGGCGGCCGCCAAAGGAAGGGGCAGGCTAACGGAAAAGGCGGTGTTGCTATCCGGGGCGATATCCTTTTCCTTTCCTTCGTTTTTCGTGCAGCTCGTGCTGCTTTTGCTCTTGGCGCACGCATTCCCGATCTTTCCCCTCCGCGGAAGCTTATCCGTGCCACCTCCTACCGGCTTTTGGAATCTAGTAGTAGACAGAGCCTGGCATATGGCGCTGCCCATAGCTTCCCTGGTACTTCTTGGATTCGGCTCCTGGGCGCTTTACGTGAGAAACCTCATGGTGAAGGTCTTGGGCGAGGACTTCATACTGCTTGCCAGGGCAAAGGGCCTAAGGGAAAACGAGGTCCTTTGGGGGCACGCCTTCAGGACTGCTCTTCCGCCCATCGTGACCATATTTTTTCTCTCCCTCCCAGGGGTCATATCGGGGGCAGTCATAACCGAGACCGTCTTTTCCCTGCACGGCATAGGAAAATTTTTGCTGGATTCCGTCTTGGGACATGACTACCCGGCAGCCGGCGCAGCCTTTTACCTGATGTCGCTTGTAACTGTCATATGCAACCTTCTTGCCGACGTCGTCTACACCTTCGTAGACCCCAGAATAAGCTTTAGGAGGCTTCGGTGA
- a CDS encoding rubrerythrin family protein → MAVKNAMTAEFLRSAYGGESMAHMRYLHWSEIAQKEGFPNIARLFKAIAYAEQVHAGNHFNVLDGDIGDHPVTAGGVFGVKKTSENLLGGIMGEEHEVEQMYPAYLEVAKMQGEKEAVRSFTFALEAEKIHAELYKKAKEAADQGKDFEFKKVYICPVCGHTVLDELPDQCPVCGAKKDIYKEF, encoded by the coding sequence ATGGCAGTAAAAAACGCTATGACAGCAGAATTCCTGCGCTCAGCTTACGGTGGCGAGAGCATGGCCCATATGAGGTATCTGCATTGGAGCGAGATTGCACAAAAGGAAGGTTTTCCAAATATAGCCCGCCTTTTTAAGGCTATAGCCTATGCCGAACAGGTCCATGCCGGGAATCATTTCAATGTCCTGGATGGGGATATTGGCGATCATCCGGTAACTGCCGGCGGAGTGTTCGGAGTTAAAAAGACCTCAGAAAACCTGCTTGGGGGCATCATGGGAGAGGAGCACGAGGTGGAACAAATGTACCCTGCCTATTTGGAAGTGGCTAAGATGCAGGGGGAAAAGGAAGCCGTCAGATCCTTCACCTTTGCCTTAGAGGCAGAAAAGATACATGCCGAACTTTATAAAAAGGCCAAAGAAGCAGCAGATCAGGGCAAGGATTTCGAATTTAAGAAGGTTTACATCTGCCCCGTCTGCGGACATACCGTCTTGGACGAACTTCCCGATCAGTGTCCCGTATGTGGAGCCAAAAAGGACATCTACAAAGAATTTTAA
- a CDS encoding P-II family nitrogen regulator → MKLLVIVTNEREKVGEIFKEFVEIGVGGATAIDTQGMARILYDKNVDNIPLFGSLKMLIDDKYPFNKTIFVVLNDELVKPAIQAVKRALGDMNKPNVGILFVLPVEYVEGGSLSSS, encoded by the coding sequence ATGAAGTTGCTGGTAATAGTCACTAATGAAAGAGAGAAAGTAGGAGAGATCTTTAAGGAGTTCGTTGAGATAGGCGTAGGAGGGGCCACCGCTATAGATACACAAGGGATGGCTCGCATTTTGTATGATAAAAATGTGGACAATATTCCCCTCTTTGGTTCGCTTAAGATGCTTATCGACGATAAATATCCGTTTAATAAAACCATTTTTGTTGTCCTTAATGATGAGCTCGTCAAACCAGCGATACAAGCTGTTAAAAGGGCTTTAGGCGATATGAATAAACCAAATGTGGGTATTCTCTTCGTTTTGCCGGTGGAATATGTAGAAGGTGGTTCTTTAAGTAGTAGTTAA
- a CDS encoding ABC transporter ATP-binding protein → MMRISSLSATYPNGFNAVKKADLKLSSGEILALVGESGSGKSTLIYASLGLLPKGSSVSGKVFFDDIEFFALPKEGQRKIRWKKVSLVLQGTMSSFTPVLTIKRQFLEAMEEHLSLTPGEATAKAVELLEEVGLEGNFLARYPHEMSGGQKQRCAIAMALCCDPDYLLADEPTTALDVITQAEIMNLLKGIAKRRNMGILMVTHDLALASSTADEICVMYQGCTIETERSDIIIKSPKQPHTIALVRSLSMMEE, encoded by the coding sequence ATGATGAGGATCAGCTCTTTAAGCGCAACTTACCCTAACGGGTTTAACGCCGTAAAAAAGGCGGACTTAAAGCTCTCTTCGGGAGAAATTCTTGCGCTGGTAGGCGAATCCGGAAGCGGCAAAAGCACCCTCATTTACGCTTCCTTAGGTTTATTGCCCAAAGGCTCAAGTGTGTCGGGCAAGGTGTTTTTCGATGACATCGAGTTTTTTGCCCTTCCCAAAGAAGGCCAAAGAAAGATAAGATGGAAAAAGGTCTCGCTGGTCCTTCAGGGCACGATGAGCTCCTTTACGCCCGTGCTTACGATCAAAAGGCAGTTCCTGGAGGCCATGGAAGAACACTTGAGCCTAACGCCCGGTGAAGCTACGGCCAAGGCCGTCGAACTCCTGGAGGAAGTCGGGCTGGAGGGCAACTTCCTTGCAAGATACCCTCACGAGATGTCGGGTGGCCAAAAACAACGGTGCGCCATAGCCATGGCCCTTTGCTGTGACCCTGATTACCTTTTGGCGGATGAACCGACCACGGCCTTGGACGTCATCACGCAGGCAGAGATAATGAACCTCCTAAAGGGGATCGCTAAAAGGCGCAACATGGGCATCCTCATGGTCACCCATGATCTGGCCTTGGCCAGCTCAACTGCAGACGAGATATGCGTGATGTACCAGGGCTGTACAATAGAGACGGAAAGAAGCGACATAATAATAAAAAGCCCTAAACAGCCCCATACTATAGCCCTTGTAAGGTCGTTGTCGATGATGGAGGAATGA
- a CDS encoding oligopeptide/dipeptide ABC transporter ATP-binding protein, protein MTLTEEVASVESLTLTFDKIDAPALADVSFCLNEGESLALVGESGSGKTSLLRLLLGLLRPTRGKVRLFGQPLDDVDGEELRRIRRKCSYIPQDPFGGLPPTLSPLQAVVEPLIVTRPNLKYEGTNKAKELLSDLGIEEALWNRKLVQGFSGGQRQRIMLARALITDPKLLLADEPTSMQDVSTRMDLINLLKVYLKNGMSMIFVTHDLLLAKAMTLRGIVLYRGRMCETGPTHLLLRDPLHPYTKALVSALPKLGKPIEVKVKRRPLPVGFKGCPYLALCPYGFDRCKDLPPMKQLSDARSVACFMGDTSQGT, encoded by the coding sequence ATGACGTTGACTGAAGAAGTTGCTTCCGTTGAGAGCTTGACGCTGACATTTGACAAAATCGATGCACCAGCCTTAGCTGACGTATCTTTTTGTCTAAACGAAGGAGAAAGCCTCGCCCTGGTAGGCGAATCCGGAAGCGGTAAGACCTCCCTGCTACGGCTGCTGCTTGGCCTTTTGAGGCCAACCAGGGGAAAGGTGCGCCTATTTGGCCAACCCCTTGATGATGTAGACGGAGAAGAGCTCCGTCGCATCAGACGCAAATGCAGCTACATCCCACAGGATCCCTTCGGTGGCCTTCCCCCTACGCTTAGCCCCCTTCAAGCCGTGGTAGAACCTTTGATCGTAACGAGGCCAAACCTGAAATATGAGGGCACGAATAAGGCAAAGGAGCTTTTGTCAGACCTTGGCATAGAGGAAGCCCTTTGGAACAGAAAGCTCGTTCAGGGATTTTCCGGCGGACAGCGTCAGAGGATAATGCTTGCAAGGGCCCTCATCACCGATCCAAAGCTTCTCCTTGCCGACGAACCCACATCGATGCAGGACGTATCGACCAGAATGGACCTGATAAACTTGCTAAAAGTTTACCTTAAAAATGGAATGTCCATGATTTTCGTGACGCATGACTTGCTGCTCGCCAAGGCCATGACACTAAGGGGGATCGTTCTTTACAGGGGTCGCATGTGCGAGACGGGACCTACCCATCTCCTCTTGCGGGACCCCTTGCATCCCTATACAAAGGCGCTCGTATCGGCCTTGCCTAAGCTTGGAAAGCCCATCGAGGTCAAGGTAAAAAGAAGGCCCCTGCCAGTCGGTTTTAAAGGATGTCCTTACCTTGCCCTATGTCCCTACGGCTTTGACAGGTGCAAGGACCTTCCTCCCATGAAACAATTGTCCGATGCAAGAAGCGTGGCCTGCTTCATGGGCGATACCTCCCAAGGAACATGA
- a CDS encoding cation:proton antiporter: MIGKVLGAYLGAKWTNAPAVVQKYLGLALAPQAGVAIGLSLVAEKVLPGTGTVLRNIVLGSTVIYELIGPVIAKQALVMAGEIPSDRQ; encoded by the coding sequence ATGATAGGAAAAGTTTTAGGAGCTTATTTGGGAGCCAAGTGGACGAATGCTCCTGCCGTTGTTCAAAAATATCTGGGCTTGGCACTTGCCCCTCAGGCTGGAGTGGCGATAGGGCTTTCGCTGGTAGCCGAAAAGGTCCTTCCGGGCACAGGAACAGTGCTCAGGAATATAGTTCTTGGCTCCACAGTTATTTATGAATTAATAGGCCCCGTCATAGCAAAGCAAGCACTTGTGATGGCAGGGGAAATACCTTCTGACAGACAGTAA
- a CDS encoding ABC transporter permease, whose protein sequence is MSFWRLDTLFLAFLSLLALLTPLLGPVNEAVAPPFCKPLWLDHESGKPLSLNAKDNSLSFTWESKPPKTFSVKGTVTFEGVPKSAALLLAGPSKTYKLVDLAGYRNFDVDIDSRDVPLKLFLGLSPFVDVSSVIFSERGAYSLFIASDVKAHLDLNLNIYTGKWGIFGTDQRGRDVFRLTLAGIRISLLVGIFATLIASTLGMGLGLFAGYLGGLADSSIMRGVDVLLAIPTLPILVVISGVWGRGLWQIVFVLSIFSWMGTARVVRSLTLSLREAPYVEGLRALGAPTGYILARHFIPEAMPLLLAQMALGVPGAILAEAGLSFLGLSDPLMSSWGRMLHEAQVFGAFTSGAWWLIFPPGLGIASICLAFISVGRRFEEMADPRLREMAER, encoded by the coding sequence ATGTCATTTTGGCGCCTCGATACCCTGTTTCTGGCGTTTCTTAGTTTGTTGGCACTCCTAACGCCTTTGCTTGGACCTGTAAACGAAGCCGTGGCTCCACCCTTTTGCAAGCCCCTGTGGCTTGACCATGAGTCTGGTAAACCTTTGTCCTTAAATGCGAAGGACAACTCCTTATCGTTTACATGGGAAAGCAAGCCCCCTAAGACCTTTTCGGTAAAGGGCACGGTAACATTTGAAGGCGTACCTAAAAGTGCCGCTCTTTTGCTCGCAGGCCCAAGCAAGACATACAAGCTCGTGGATCTTGCGGGCTACAGGAATTTTGACGTCGATATCGATTCCCGAGACGTGCCCTTAAAGCTTTTCCTCGGCTTAAGCCCCTTTGTCGACGTCTCGAGCGTCATATTTTCCGAAAGAGGCGCTTACAGCTTATTCATCGCATCGGACGTAAAAGCCCACTTAGACCTAAACCTCAACATCTACACCGGAAAATGGGGCATCTTTGGGACAGATCAACGCGGCAGGGATGTATTTCGTTTAACTTTGGCGGGCATCAGGATATCCCTGTTGGTAGGCATATTCGCCACCCTCATCGCGTCGACCCTTGGAATGGGGCTGGGACTCTTCGCAGGCTACCTTGGGGGGCTGGCAGATTCGTCGATAATGAGAGGCGTAGATGTGCTTCTTGCCATACCGACTCTGCCGATACTCGTCGTAATATCCGGCGTATGGGGAAGGGGGCTTTGGCAGATAGTCTTCGTGCTGTCCATATTTTCCTGGATGGGAACTGCCAGGGTGGTGCGATCCCTGACGTTATCTCTAAGGGAAGCTCCTTACGTGGAAGGCCTGCGTGCCCTGGGGGCACCTACAGGTTACATTTTGGCACGACATTTCATACCCGAGGCGATGCCGTTACTGCTTGCCCAAATGGCTTTGGGGGTGCCTGGAGCCATACTGGCCGAGGCGGGGTTATCCTTCCTGGGATTGTCCGACCCGCTGATGTCCTCGTGGGGAAGGATGTTACACGAGGCACAGGTATTTGGGGCCTTCACCAGCGGAGCCTGGTGGCTCATCTTTCCGCCCGGGCTTGGCATAGCGAGCATATGCCTCGCCTTTATCAGCGTAGGAAGAAGGTTTGAGGAGATGGCGGACCCAAGGCTGAGGGAGATGGCCGAACGATGA
- a CDS encoding dihydrodipicolinate synthase family protein codes for MNKIEGIFAPIATIFDASGDLDIVRFGENVKKFNETGLSGLVVLGSNGEFALLTHGEKVRLLEAARENISKDKLLIAGTGCESLRETIELTKECAGIGVDGVLVVTPSYYKSDITNKALELYFRSVADESPVPLLLYNMPRNTGINMGPDLVASLAEHPNIVGIKDSSGNISQIAEIIAKCPSDFAVFAGSGSFLLPTLALGGVGGTLAVANVIPDYCVAIYKLYKCGQMEKARKLQLGLLELNAAVTTLYGIGGMKAAMEMVGFHGGLPRLPILPATDEVKRRISGMVDAALKLFHEVCDNICL; via the coding sequence TTGAATAAAATAGAAGGCATATTTGCGCCCATAGCTACCATCTTTGACGCCTCAGGCGATCTGGACATAGTGCGGTTTGGCGAAAACGTAAAGAAGTTCAACGAAACCGGGCTGTCAGGGTTAGTGGTCCTTGGAAGTAACGGCGAATTTGCACTGCTTACCCATGGGGAAAAGGTAAGGCTGCTAGAGGCCGCAAGGGAAAATATCTCAAAAGATAAGTTACTTATAGCCGGCACGGGATGCGAATCCTTACGTGAGACGATAGAGCTTACAAAGGAGTGTGCCGGCATTGGGGTCGACGGCGTATTGGTCGTAACGCCCAGTTATTATAAAAGCGACATAACCAATAAGGCATTAGAGCTTTATTTCAGGTCAGTGGCGGACGAATCTCCTGTGCCGCTCTTGCTTTACAACATGCCCAGAAATACGGGGATAAACATGGGCCCAGACCTTGTGGCCAGCCTGGCGGAACACCCAAACATCGTCGGCATCAAGGACAGCTCCGGAAACATCTCCCAAATCGCAGAGATCATAGCAAAATGCCCTAGCGACTTTGCCGTCTTTGCCGGTTCGGGGAGCTTCCTTTTGCCCACGTTGGCGCTTGGGGGAGTGGGCGGCACCTTGGCTGTGGCAAACGTCATTCCGGACTATTGCGTTGCCATTTATAAGCTTTACAAATGTGGCCAAATGGAGAAGGCAAGAAAGCTGCAGCTTGGTCTGCTTGAACTCAACGCTGCCGTCACAACGCTTTACGGCATAGGCGGAATGAAGGCAGCCATGGAAATGGTGGGATTTCATGGAGGATTGCCAAGGCTGCCGATACTACCTGCGACGGATGAGGTCAAAAGAAGAATATCGGGTATGGTCGATGCGGCCCTAAAGCTTTTTCATGAAGTTTGTGACAATATTTGTCTTTAA
- a CDS encoding MFS transporter produces the protein MSDNKVADSIGKASMRFILMMGLVSLCGDMAYEGARSSTGAFMATLGASAGVVGFVAGFGELLGYVVRIFSGHLADRTKAYWPLVFLGYGLILSVPLLALAPNWQIAAIFILAERLGKAIRSPARDALLSYATKNVGRGWGFGIHEAMDQVGAIAGPLIMSLALYLGLGFRGGFSFLFVPAAVLLLILNFAKKTTPAPQSFEAEEKTTLQGDDEKLPPVFWRYMLFICLAAVGLVPFQIMAYHMKANSIVSDISIPIYYAIAMGIDGLFALVIGKLYDSVGLRSLIFIPIFTLPIPLFALSRDPISIGIGVGLWGLAMAVHETIMRAAIADIVPPARRGTAYGIFNAGYGIAVFCGSMLIGWLYDISLAYVILFVLASVLMTFMGFVMFLGRYRP, from the coding sequence ATGAGTGACAATAAAGTGGCCGACAGCATAGGGAAAGCTTCCATGCGCTTCATACTGATGATGGGCTTGGTCAGCTTGTGCGGAGACATGGCCTACGAAGGCGCCAGAAGCTCCACGGGCGCATTCATGGCTACGCTTGGGGCAAGTGCCGGGGTCGTTGGGTTTGTAGCAGGTTTTGGAGAGCTTTTGGGCTATGTGGTGCGCATATTTTCAGGGCACCTCGCCGATCGCACCAAGGCTTACTGGCCTTTGGTGTTTCTGGGCTACGGGCTCATATTAAGCGTCCCCTTACTGGCCTTGGCTCCAAACTGGCAGATAGCCGCCATTTTCATATTGGCCGAAAGGCTTGGGAAAGCCATAAGAAGCCCCGCAAGGGATGCCTTGTTGTCCTACGCCACCAAAAACGTAGGCAGAGGTTGGGGGTTTGGAATTCATGAGGCCATGGATCAAGTAGGCGCAATAGCAGGCCCTTTGATAATGTCGCTTGCCCTGTACCTTGGCCTTGGTTTTAGAGGTGGCTTTTCCTTCCTCTTCGTTCCGGCCGCCGTCCTTTTGCTGATCCTAAATTTCGCAAAGAAGACCACGCCGGCCCCTCAAAGCTTCGAAGCAGAGGAAAAGACCACACTGCAGGGCGACGACGAAAAGTTACCACCGGTCTTCTGGCGATATATGCTCTTCATCTGCCTTGCCGCAGTGGGATTGGTGCCCTTTCAGATAATGGCCTACCACATGAAGGCCAATTCAATTGTATCCGACATCAGCATACCCATATACTATGCCATAGCCATGGGGATTGACGGCCTTTTTGCCCTGGTAATAGGCAAGCTCTACGATAGCGTGGGCTTAAGAAGCCTTATTTTCATTCCCATATTTACGCTTCCCATCCCGCTTTTTGCCCTTTCAAGGGATCCCATATCCATCGGCATAGGCGTTGGCCTTTGGGGGTTGGCCATGGCCGTACACGAGACGATAATGCGGGCAGCCATTGCCGACATCGTCCCGCCTGCCCGCAGGGGCACGGCTTACGGCATATTCAATGCAGGTTACGGAATTGCCGTTTTTTGCGGGAGCATGCTCATAGGGTGGCTTTACGACATATCGCTGGCTTACGTGATACTCTTCGTCTTAGCGTCGGTGCTGATGACGTTTATGGGATTTGTCATGTTCCTTGGGAGGTATCGCCCATGA
- the phoU gene encoding phosphate signaling complex protein PhoU, whose product MIFRKESERGEKVGGLFERDRKWLFERLYAMVDSVERALDGAMQAMIQKSDDLALEVIENDDVVDLIEVEVEQECLRLLAMRQPVREDLRFVFTIIKIITELERIGDQAVNIAERALELNREGLLKPLIDIPRMSEIVKEMVGGAVKAFEAKDVDRLIEVYERDDEVDALNRSIFAEMVQIMASTRLDDPYSVKKATDLLSVSRYLERAGDHATNIAERAFFSVTGERIKEKLSRATKSIKKEM is encoded by the coding sequence TTGATCTTTAGAAAGGAAAGCGAAAGGGGCGAGAAGGTAGGCGGCCTCTTTGAGCGCGACAGAAAGTGGCTTTTCGAAAGGCTGTATGCCATGGTCGATTCCGTTGAACGGGCTTTGGACGGTGCCATGCAAGCCATGATCCAAAAGAGCGATGACCTTGCCCTTGAGGTAATTGAAAACGACGATGTGGTAGATCTGATAGAGGTGGAGGTGGAGCAGGAATGTTTGCGTTTGCTGGCCATGCGACAGCCCGTTAGGGAAGACTTGCGGTTTGTATTCACCATAATAAAGATAATTACCGAGCTGGAGCGCATTGGAGATCAGGCAGTGAACATTGCCGAAAGGGCCTTGGAGCTCAATAGGGAAGGACTGCTTAAACCTTTAATTGACATACCAAGGATGTCTGAGATAGTAAAGGAAATGGTTGGGGGAGCCGTTAAGGCCTTTGAGGCAAAGGACGTCGACAGATTGATAGAGGTTTATGAGCGCGATGATGAGGTGGATGCCTTAAACAGGTCCATATTTGCCGAGATGGTTCAAATAATGGCCTCCACTAGGTTGGACGATCCCTATTCTGTCAAAAAGGCAACGGATTTGCTCTCGGTATCAAGGTACTTGGAAAGGGCCGGGGATCATGCCACCAATATAGCCGAGCGCGCCTTTTTTAGCGTTACTGGGGAGAGAATTAAGGAGAAGCTCTCGAGAGCTACAAAGAGCATCAAAAAGGAGATGTGA
- a CDS encoding 4Fe-4S double cluster binding domain-containing protein, with product MTFSEELRKRLIREGASLVGFADLAGISPEADMPFGISIAYALDPKVISQIVSGPTSEYAALYHRANDMLNKLGEMAEGMIASKGYKAKRIPSTIKVDPNKLFTPLPHKTTATRAGLGWIGKCALLVTKPFGSAVRLASVLTDMELPVGVPIESSKCGSCASCVKACPVNAPTGKEWDVRLKREDFFKVELCYGETAKNANRPEIGAMICGMCIAACPWTKAYIAGGNFEDRR from the coding sequence GTGACTTTTTCAGAGGAATTGAGGAAAAGGTTGATTCGTGAGGGGGCCTCCCTTGTGGGGTTTGCCGATTTGGCGGGGATCTCACCTGAAGCGGACATGCCCTTCGGCATATCGATAGCCTATGCATTGGACCCAAAGGTCATCTCGCAGATTGTCTCAGGGCCGACGAGCGAATATGCAGCTCTTTACCATAGGGCGAACGATATGCTTAACAAATTAGGGGAGATGGCCGAAGGGATGATCGCCTCTAAGGGATATAAAGCGAAACGTATACCCTCCACCATCAAGGTTGACCCGAATAAGCTTTTTACCCCCCTGCCACATAAGACCACTGCCACCAGGGCAGGGCTTGGTTGGATAGGCAAATGCGCTCTTTTGGTCACAAAACCCTTCGGTTCGGCCGTACGTCTTGCGTCGGTCTTGACCGATATGGAACTTCCCGTAGGAGTGCCCATCGAAAGCTCCAAGTGCGGAAGCTGCGCCTCATGTGTTAAGGCCTGCCCGGTCAATGCCCCGACGGGCAAGGAATGGGATGTTAGGCTCAAAAGGGAGGATTTTTTCAAAGTCGAGCTATGTTACGGTGAGACCGCAAAGAACGCAAATCGCCCCGAAATTGGAGCCATGATATGCGGCATGTGCATAGCGGCCTGCCCCTGGACAAAGGCTTACATTGCGGGCGGTAATTTTGAAGATCGAAGGTGA